In Spirochaetota bacterium, the genomic stretch CATCAGCCGCTCGAGGATATAGGGGATGATGCCGTTACCCACGACCGCCTTGGATTGCAGGTAGAAGTCGGTATGATAGATGCCGACCTTTTTTACGCGCAGGATGTTCGCCGCCATCAGTCCGAAAAGACCCACCGGCCCCGGTGTCGAGATGAATATCTCATCGGGCTTGCAGCTTCGAATGAGCTTGAGCGCGCGAATCAGCGCCGGGATCTTCAGCGTGTACTTGTCGTAGTACGGCAGTTTGAACGCGTAAAGGAACGGCAGGTTGACGAAGTTGGGCGGAAGCTCGTCGGTTATTTCCTCTTCGAGCAGGGAGGAGACCAGTTTGAGTTTAAGCTTCTTTTCGTGCGCGAGCCAGCCGAGCTTCTTCAGCGTTACCGAAGGCCCGTTGAGGTCGTTTATGGTGTCGGTGAACCAGAGGATGCGCTTTTCATGGTCGAGTTCACCGCCGGGATACGCGCCGGCCAGAGGCGAAAGGCCCTTCTGCTCGTCGAGAAAAAGGTATTTCACCGGCGAAAAGAAAGGCATGGAAAAGAAGAGCGAGGCGACCCCCTGGCCCGTTTCGATGGATTTATTTCTTCCGCCGGACCCCCCGGAAATTCTGGAGAATGCGGCGCCGATTTTATTCAAAAGCATGATCGTGGTCCTGTTATGGTGTTCATTTTAATGTGTCGAATCGGACCGTCGGGAACGCGCCTCAGCCGCGATCCTTCTCGAGGGATTCGAGATTGAGTTGACTTTTCTCGCGTTTGCTGATGCGCTGATAGAAGTATTCAACCAGCACCCAGAGGAATGCCGAGAGCCAGAATATAAAGAAGATTTCAAGTGCCGAGAATTTCATTGTAATTCCTCCTCTGTCATACTATTAAGCATAATGCGTGCCAGTTGTATTTTTAAAGCTCGTTGTAACCCCTCGTATTTCCAGGGGTTATAAGCGGTAGTGCGGCAGAGGATGGACTTCGCCCCTGTTTGTGGTCTTTTATTAATAACATTGTATCATATATGCAACAGTTCGGACATGTTGCCGGAGGGCACCTTGTCCTGAGAGCGGTGGCTTTTCGTGTTTAGGCTGTCCGGGCGGCGGAATGAATGCGGGGATTCTCTTCCAAAACAAGCGTAACAATGGGTTACAAGCCTTCGTTATGTGTTTTGGTAACTCTGTACAGGAGGAATCGGATCAACCGACACGATATTCCGTTCCGAAAAAGCATATCCGGACAATGTCCCAGAACCCGTTCATGGTTTCGACGTTGCGGGCGCACTGCGGACTCAACACCGCCTGGCGCAACGGGCTTTCAGGGGTCTGTGGCATTCCCGCGAGAAAAAGGGCCAGGTCGTTCCAGAAGGGATTGAAATAGTACAATCGACACGTTAACTGGTACCGGAATGATCATTTTCGGTCAAAAGGTTAATACTATTGTATGTTTTTAGATGTTTTTTTATTGACAAAAAAGAGAATCGTCGTTAATTAACCGATCAATTTAATCGCTTGGTTAATCATTGCCGCCTGTCAGACCCTCCATCGATTGAAGATCGGATAGATGTTCCGGGCCGGACAGTACGCCAGTCCGGCGGGTTGGTGCCGTCGTATAATAAAGGCACAGGCTGGGCGGATTTACGGGCCTTCCGGAGCCAAATATATAAAGAACGGGTTAACGTGATGTTAAACACCGATCAGATCCAGACGCGGGAGCGCATACTCCAGGCCGCCAAAAAGGAATTTGCCGAACGGGGATACGATGGAGCGCGGATGAGCTCCATCGCACGGCGGGCCGGGGTGAATCAAGCCCTTATCCATTATTATTTCGAGAACAAGGAGCAGCTATATGTCCGCGTTCTGCACCTCATCCTCGGTGTGGATAGGGAGCCCGAATTCAAGAACGAGGCCGCTTTCGAGGCCCTGACCCCTTCACAGCGACTGTACATGGTGCTCTATTTTCTCGTGCACACGCATCTTCAGGAGTACGACCGCGATTTCAACCGCATCATCGCGATCGAGCTGGCGCAGGGGCACCGCCATATCAGGGAGATCGTGGCGCGGTATTTCATCCCGCGGATGGAGCGCATCGAGAACACCATCGAGGAGGGGATACGCTCGGGCGAATTCGAGTGCGAAAATCCCATGCTCTTCGTGCTCAGCCTCATCTCGTTCGTCATCAATTATGGCGACCGCGAGAACTGGGAGGGCACCCCGTGGTTTGAGCGCATATACGGGCAAGGTTACAGGGACCGGGTGTTTTCGTTCCTTGTCAACCATACCTTCAAGGCGCTTTGTCGGTCGGGGAGAGGCCATGTCATCCCCTCCATCCCCGAAAAGGAGATGGAGGTGCTGAAAGATATCGTAGAGAAGACCAATTCCGATAGAAGAGGAGAAATCCGTGCATAAACAATTAAGGATTGGGGCCGTATTAGGTATTATCTGCCTCCTTCCGGGGGGCGCGCTCCCGGTCAGCGGCGAGGAAATGTCCGCAACGGGCGCCGAGAAAACGGCGACGATCACCATCGCCGGACACGTCATTACGCTGGAGCGGGCGATAGACCTCGTGCTCCGGAACAATCTTACGTTGCAGTCGGCGAAGTACAACGTGATTATGAGCGATAGCGACTACGAGCGTTTCAGCGGTAAATTTTCCCCCTCGCTGAACCTTGAGGGCGGGTACGCAAACCAGAAATCGCCGCCCACCGGCATGTCGGCGTTCACCGGAGACAGGCAGTACCAGTATGACGCGTCGGCTTCGATCTCGAAACTCTTT encodes the following:
- a CDS encoding TetR/AcrR family transcriptional regulator, whose amino-acid sequence is MLNTDQIQTRERILQAAKKEFAERGYDGARMSSIARRAGVNQALIHYYFENKEQLYVRVLHLILGVDREPEFKNEAAFEALTPSQRLYMVLYFLVHTHLQEYDRDFNRIIAIELAQGHRHIREIVARYFIPRMERIENTIEEGIRSGEFECENPMLFVLSLISFVINYGDRENWEGTPWFERIYGQGYRDRVFSFLVNHTFKALCRSGRGHVIPSIPEKEMEVLKDIVEKTNSDRRGEIRA